A portion of the Chondrinema litorale genome contains these proteins:
- a CDS encoding 3-hydroxyanthranilate 3,4-dioxygenase, which translates to MANLKRPFNFKAWIDEHRHLLKPPVGNQQVFKGNEDYIVMVVGGPNARKDYHYNEGEEFFYQLEGNMVLKVIEDGKPVDLPISAGDIYLLPPKVPHSPQREANSVGLVIERYRKENERDGFMWFCENCDNKLHEVYFELTDIVKQLPVVMKEFYDSEDLRTCKKCGSVMEKP; encoded by the coding sequence ATGGCAAACTTAAAAAGACCTTTCAATTTTAAAGCCTGGATAGACGAACACAGGCACCTTCTAAAACCTCCGGTGGGGAACCAACAGGTGTTTAAAGGAAATGAGGATTACATTGTAATGGTAGTGGGAGGGCCAAATGCCCGCAAAGATTATCATTATAATGAAGGTGAGGAGTTTTTCTATCAGTTAGAAGGTAATATGGTGCTAAAGGTTATTGAAGATGGAAAGCCTGTAGATTTGCCAATAAGTGCTGGTGATATTTATTTACTACCTCCAAAAGTGCCCCACTCTCCGCAAAGAGAAGCCAATTCTGTGGGTTTGGTAATTGAAAGATATCGTAAAGAAAATGAGAGAGATGGCTTTATGTGGTTTTGCGAAAACTGTGATAACAAATTGCATGAAGTTTATTTCGAGTTGACTGATATCGTAAAACAATTACCAGTAGTAATGAAAGAATTTTACGATTCTGAAGACTTAAGAACATGCAAGAAATGCGGTTCAGTAATGGAGAAACCGTAG
- the rsfS gene encoding ribosome silencing factor — MIDTEKQESSKILAELVLEGMQNRKGIDIKLLDLRGINNAIVDYFVICSGNTDIQVKALMESIEEEVYKAIGESPWMREGITNGEWIILDYVDVVAHVFKKNKREHFGIEDLWGDAKVTYF; from the coding sequence ATGATTGATACTGAGAAACAAGAATCTTCAAAAATTCTTGCTGAATTAGTGCTTGAAGGAATGCAAAATAGAAAAGGCATAGATATTAAACTTTTAGACCTTAGAGGGATTAATAATGCTATAGTTGATTATTTTGTTATTTGTTCTGGTAATACAGACATTCAGGTAAAAGCACTTATGGAAAGTATTGAAGAAGAAGTGTACAAAGCAATTGGGGAATCTCCGTGGATGCGAGAAGGTATAACCAATGGCGAATGGATAATATTGGATTATGTAGATGTTGTAGCCCATGTATTCAAAAAGAATAAAAGAGAACATTTTGGGATCGAAGACCTATGGGGAGATGCCAAAGTGACGTATTTTTAA
- a CDS encoding tetratricopeptide repeat protein: MEQYFDKYRLDQLFLELGQATSEEEILSLESAIWDVWMDARSTTINTKMEEGTAFMEDQDFYGAIIVFDEMIERWADYAEGWNKRATAYYQNGEFKRALDDIEKALEIEPRHFGALSGKANIYREICYDEGVIKTLKELQKLMPGKEMLNKQIAEVASRMNR; this comes from the coding sequence ATGGAGCAGTATTTTGATAAATATAGATTAGATCAACTCTTTTTAGAATTAGGGCAAGCAACCAGCGAAGAGGAAATATTGAGTCTGGAGTCTGCTATTTGGGATGTGTGGATGGATGCCCGCTCTACAACTATAAATACTAAGATGGAAGAAGGCACAGCATTTATGGAAGATCAAGACTTTTATGGAGCCATTATAGTGTTTGATGAAATGATTGAAAGGTGGGCAGATTATGCAGAAGGTTGGAATAAGCGTGCAACAGCATATTACCAAAATGGAGAGTTTAAAAGAGCATTAGATGATATAGAGAAAGCTTTAGAGATTGAGCCAAGACATTTTGGAGCTCTTTCTGGTAAAGCTAACATCTACAGAGAGATCTGTTATGATGAAGGTGTAATTAAAACATTAAAAGAGTTACAAAAGTTAATGCCTGGCAAAGAAATGCTTAATAAGCAAATTGCCGAGGTTGCCTCAAGAATGAACAGGTAA
- a CDS encoding biotin--[acetyl-CoA-carboxylase] ligase, with the protein MYKISANTLFLGKKYIYLPSCHSTNDIATNYISNNKVFGGEVFVTSHQKKGRGQRGNSWQTEADKNITLSLILKPDFIKANEQFKLNVAISLGIYSFLQNFIQTGLKIKWPNDIYVKNKKLGGILIENFLKKQSIEHSIIGIGLNINQENFSGLNATSISLENQKHYILETLIENLLENIESTFLQLKNGIFEKMKQMYINVLYQYQEKNKYEDLRKSENKLFEGEILGIDAQGKLAVYNHNDKKVEYFGFKEIRFINY; encoded by the coding sequence TTGTATAAAATATCTGCCAATACGCTATTTCTAGGGAAAAAATACATTTACCTGCCATCTTGTCACTCTACTAATGACATAGCTACCAACTACATTAGTAATAACAAAGTGTTTGGCGGAGAAGTTTTTGTTACTTCCCATCAAAAAAAAGGAAGAGGACAAAGAGGTAATTCCTGGCAAACAGAAGCTGATAAAAATATTACTCTTTCTTTAATTCTCAAACCTGATTTTATAAAAGCTAATGAGCAATTTAAGCTAAATGTTGCAATATCGTTGGGTATTTATAGCTTTTTGCAAAATTTCATTCAAACAGGCTTAAAAATTAAGTGGCCGAATGACATATATGTTAAAAATAAAAAACTAGGAGGAATTTTAATTGAAAATTTCTTAAAAAAACAATCGATAGAACATTCTATAATCGGAATAGGCCTAAATATTAATCAGGAAAACTTTTCAGGACTAAATGCAACCTCCATTTCGCTAGAAAATCAAAAGCATTATATTCTTGAAACACTTATTGAAAACCTACTTGAGAATATTGAAAGTACATTTCTGCAATTAAAGAATGGCATTTTCGAAAAAATGAAGCAGATGTACATCAATGTTTTGTATCAATATCAAGAAAAAAATAAATACGAAGATCTTAGAAAATCAGAAAATAAACTTTTTGAAGGTGAAATTCTTGGTATAGACGCACAAGGAAAACTGGCAGTTTATAACCATAATGACAAAAAAGTTGAATATTTTGGGTTTAAAGAAATTAGATTTATAAATTATTGA
- the rpsT gene encoding 30S ribosomal protein S20: MANHKSALKRIRSSETKRLRNRYQLKTTRTFVRKLKETTDKTEALELYKKVSSMLDKLAKNNIIHKNNASNKKSKLAKFVATLS, encoded by the coding sequence ATGGCAAACCATAAATCTGCTCTTAAAAGAATTAGATCAAGCGAAACAAAAAGGTTACGTAATCGCTATCAATTAAAAACAACTAGAACTTTTGTAAGAAAGTTAAAAGAAACAACAGATAAAACTGAGGCTTTAGAGCTATACAAAAAAGTTTCTTCTATGTTGGATAAACTTGCCAAGAATAATATTATTCACAAGAACAATGCATCTAACAAAAAGTCTAAGTTAGCTAAATTTGTTGCTACACTTTCTTAA
- a CDS encoding FAD:protein FMN transferase has protein sequence MQASKTELRKKNIIYSLVLILAVGAVYVYRNYIKNPIPKQLENLVEVYNTGVTMGVINYNIKYLAQDGVDLQLGIDSVLKAFNQSLSTYIPESEISRFNKLETQSLVFESSLFYPVLKASKEVYDATGGAFDPTIMPLVNAWGFGPDKAPVLKDEDSSKIDSLLQLVDYSLIKFNQDSVSKKKSGLQLDFSAVAKGYAVDLVANYLSEHDINNYMVEIGGELSCHGSNIKGDTWLIGIDNPTYLERGGQMLSGKVKLKDKALATSGNYRNFYIKDGKKYAHTISPHTGRPVQHSLLSASVFAENCMLADAYATAFMVIGKDSAIHILENNKAIEGFLIYDVEGELKTYSTPSLESYLVE, from the coding sequence ATGCAGGCAAGTAAAACTGAGTTAAGGAAGAAAAATATAATTTACTCTTTAGTATTAATTTTAGCTGTCGGAGCTGTCTATGTATATCGCAATTACATCAAAAATCCGATACCTAAACAACTTGAGAACCTAGTTGAAGTTTACAACACAGGTGTTACTATGGGGGTAATAAATTACAATATAAAATACCTTGCTCAAGATGGTGTTGATTTGCAATTGGGAATAGACAGCGTATTAAAAGCATTTAATCAGTCATTATCTACCTATATTCCAGAGTCTGAAATTTCTAGGTTTAATAAGCTAGAAACCCAAAGTTTGGTATTTGAATCATCATTATTTTATCCAGTATTAAAAGCTAGTAAAGAAGTGTATGATGCAACAGGTGGAGCATTTGATCCTACAATTATGCCATTGGTAAATGCATGGGGTTTTGGACCAGATAAAGCTCCTGTATTAAAAGATGAAGATTCTTCAAAGATAGATTCATTACTTCAACTAGTAGATTACTCACTTATTAAATTTAATCAAGATTCAGTATCTAAGAAAAAATCGGGTTTACAACTCGATTTTAGTGCAGTAGCCAAAGGTTATGCTGTAGATTTAGTTGCAAACTATTTATCAGAACATGATATAAACAACTATATGGTAGAGATTGGAGGTGAACTTTCTTGCCATGGTTCAAATATTAAAGGTGATACTTGGCTTATAGGAATTGACAACCCCACTTATCTTGAACGGGGTGGACAAATGTTAAGTGGTAAGGTTAAGTTAAAAGATAAAGCCTTGGCGACTTCAGGTAATTACAGGAACTTTTACATCAAAGATGGAAAAAAATATGCACATACAATTAGTCCACATACTGGTAGACCTGTACAACATAGTTTATTAAGTGCTTCTGTATTTGCTGAAAACTGTATGTTAGCAGATGCTTATGCCACTGCTTTTATGGTAATTGGCAAAGACTCAGCTATACATATACTTGAAAATAATAAAGCTATTGAAGGCTTTTTGATCTACGATGTAGAGGGAGAGCTAAAAACTTATTCTACGCCTTCGTTAGAGAGTTATTTAGTCGAATAA
- a CDS encoding glycosyltransferase family 4 protein — translation MKVLILHNTYQQKGGEDTVFESELALLKKNGIEVDTLLYDNHEIKSAKDKLLTGLFSFYNPKGKAKLLNKIKEFQPDIIHVHNFFPLASPSIFYAAKACKVPIVMTLHNYRLICPSAYLFFNGRIYEDNIHKNFPISPILKGVYRDSKIQTASLVLMTGIHKVLKTWEKHVDRYITLTNFAKDKFLDSSLGAKPNQFVVKPNFVPDIGIGREERKDFLFIGRLSEEKGISTLLEAFSKTESKLKILGDGPLKEDVLKAEKAHSNIEYIGFKPRTEVVEMLKSVKALVFSSVWYEGMPMVILEALSVGTPVIAPNLGGPAEMIEDKKNGLIYETGNTEILSEKISLLDKDEALQKELSANARNIYEEKYTEEINFKILQEIYEDVISEYKKNPS, via the coding sequence ATGAAAGTTTTAATACTACACAATACTTACCAACAAAAAGGAGGAGAAGATACTGTATTTGAATCTGAACTAGCACTTTTAAAAAAGAATGGAATCGAAGTCGATACGCTGTTGTACGACAATCATGAAATTAAATCTGCTAAAGACAAACTTCTAACAGGGTTATTTTCATTTTATAACCCAAAAGGAAAAGCCAAGTTACTGAATAAAATAAAGGAATTTCAACCCGATATTATTCATGTACACAACTTCTTTCCTTTAGCATCTCCATCTATATTTTATGCTGCAAAAGCATGTAAAGTTCCCATTGTAATGACTTTACACAACTATAGGCTAATTTGCCCAAGTGCCTATTTATTTTTCAATGGCAGAATTTATGAAGATAATATTCATAAAAATTTCCCTATATCTCCAATCTTAAAAGGAGTTTACAGAGACTCAAAAATACAAACAGCTTCTTTGGTTTTGATGACAGGTATACACAAGGTTTTAAAAACTTGGGAAAAGCATGTTGACAGATACATTACACTCACCAATTTTGCTAAAGACAAATTTTTAGATTCATCACTAGGAGCTAAACCAAACCAATTTGTTGTAAAACCTAACTTTGTTCCTGATATAGGTATAGGTAGGGAGGAACGTAAAGACTTCTTGTTTATAGGAAGATTATCTGAAGAGAAAGGTATATCTACTTTACTTGAAGCTTTCAGCAAAACAGAATCTAAGTTAAAAATATTAGGTGATGGACCTCTAAAAGAGGATGTTTTAAAAGCTGAAAAAGCGCATTCAAATATTGAATACATTGGTTTTAAACCAAGAACAGAAGTTGTAGAGATGCTAAAATCTGTAAAAGCATTGGTATTCTCATCTGTTTGGTACGAAGGCATGCCTATGGTTATTCTGGAAGCGCTCTCAGTAGGAACTCCTGTAATTGCTCCCAACTTAGGAGGACCTGCAGAAATGATAGAAGATAAGAAAAACGGACTGATTTACGAGACAGGAAATACAGAAATTCTGAGTGAAAAAATAAGTCTCTTAGATAAGGATGAGGCTTTACAAAAAGAATTATCAGCAAATGCACGAAATATTTATGAAGAAAAATATACTGAAGAAATCAACTTCAAAATATTACAAGAAATTTATGAAGATGTAATTTCAGAATACAAAAAAAATCCCTCTTAA
- a CDS encoding alanine/glycine:cation symporter family protein, which yields MQELNDILSLIDGYIGGSTWFIIALLGTGLFYTFYLGFPQIRYFGHALKAVSGKFDKEDDEGDTSHFQALATALSGTVGTGNIAGVALAIHLGGPAALFWMLVTAFLGMTSKFVEVTLSHKYREKDETGLVAGGPMYYMKNAKFTLFGKPVNFKWMAVIFAIATVLSSFGTGNLPQINSIANSVFATFGIDQMVTGGVLAIILGLVIIGGIRRIAQVTEKLVPGMALIYLVGALSVIFYNAENIVPSFISIFSDIFTGTSATGGFLGASIAFAINRGVNRGLFSNEAGQGSAPIAHAAARAHEPVSEGVVAILEPFIDTIVICTLTGLVLLSSGVWNEKLDNQFQGADTLVLSKIYDEGNPADVEVLNNYLVDGDALETFTGNLEIDGGEVLNNLSIMHARSIAEDVKVLDGAGNPFSGKVAVSEGVVDPTSGVVLEGKSLLHSAPLTAEAFKKSFFGDYGQYIISIGLLLFAFSTAISWSYYGDRAITFLVGVKGILWFRIVYVIGFFLASFVDTTIIWTLSGITIALMTLPNLIGILWLHKEMKQTVKDYWVMFREEWGDK from the coding sequence AAGCAGTAAGCGGTAAATTTGATAAAGAGGATGATGAAGGTGATACTTCTCATTTTCAAGCATTGGCAACCGCGCTTTCAGGAACTGTAGGAACTGGAAATATTGCAGGTGTTGCACTAGCAATACACTTGGGAGGCCCTGCTGCATTATTCTGGATGTTGGTAACAGCTTTTTTGGGTATGACTTCAAAGTTTGTGGAGGTAACCCTTTCACATAAATACAGGGAAAAAGATGAAACTGGTTTGGTAGCTGGTGGTCCTATGTATTACATGAAAAATGCAAAGTTTACTTTGTTTGGCAAACCTGTTAATTTTAAATGGATGGCAGTAATATTTGCCATTGCTACAGTATTATCATCATTCGGAACTGGTAATTTGCCTCAGATTAATAGTATTGCAAATTCTGTGTTTGCTACTTTCGGTATAGACCAAATGGTAACAGGAGGTGTACTGGCAATTATTTTAGGACTTGTTATTATTGGAGGTATTCGCCGTATTGCTCAGGTAACAGAAAAGCTAGTACCGGGCATGGCATTAATTTATTTAGTTGGAGCATTATCTGTAATATTTTATAATGCAGAAAATATTGTTCCTTCATTTATATCAATCTTTTCAGACATTTTTACAGGAACTTCTGCCACTGGTGGTTTCCTAGGAGCTTCTATCGCATTTGCTATTAACAGAGGGGTTAACAGAGGTTTATTCTCAAATGAAGCTGGTCAAGGTTCTGCGCCAATTGCTCACGCAGCAGCAAGAGCACATGAGCCAGTATCAGAAGGTGTTGTAGCGATTCTTGAGCCTTTTATCGATACAATTGTTATATGTACATTAACTGGTTTAGTGCTCCTATCATCTGGTGTGTGGAATGAAAAACTCGATAATCAATTTCAAGGTGCAGATACTTTAGTATTGTCAAAAATATATGACGAAGGAAACCCTGCTGATGTAGAAGTATTGAACAATTATCTTGTAGATGGGGATGCTTTAGAAACTTTTACAGGAAATTTAGAAATTGATGGTGGCGAGGTTTTAAACAACCTTTCAATTATGCATGCAAGATCAATTGCAGAAGATGTAAAAGTGTTAGATGGAGCAGGAAATCCTTTTAGTGGTAAAGTAGCTGTTTCAGAAGGCGTAGTTGATCCAACATCAGGTGTAGTATTAGAAGGAAAATCTCTTCTACATAGTGCGCCATTAACTGCAGAGGCATTTAAAAAGAGTTTCTTTGGAGATTACGGACAATATATTATTTCAATAGGATTATTACTTTTTGCATTCTCTACAGCCATTTCTTGGTCTTACTATGGCGATAGAGCCATTACCTTTTTAGTAGGTGTAAAAGGTATCCTTTGGTTTAGAATTGTATATGTAATTGGTTTCTTTTTAGCATCATTTGTAGACACTACAATTATCTGGACATTATCAGGAATTACCATTGCTCTTATGACTCTTCCAAACCTTATTGGAATATTATGGTTACATAAAGAGATGAAGCAAACAGTGAAAGACTACTGGGTGATGTTTAGAGAAGAATGGGGAGATAAGTAA
- the ftsH gene encoding ATP-dependent zinc metalloprotease FtsH, translating into MADKKKKNLIPPKPPKNNYQIWLVIVLILLIVGLTYFNKNSSTIDITMKRFEKLMQDGDVKDVTLVKNKSIVEVTLTENALRKQRISDELNNRSPFSISQGPQYQITIFSPESFKEDLEEVQAKLDDNNPSKQLAVRVTERQDFGSWFLSWGFFFILVFGFLFLMRRMTGGGAGGQIFNIGKSRAALFDAENKVKITFNDVAGLDEAKEEVEEIVQFLKNPSKYTNLGGKIPKGALLVGPPGTGKTLLAKAVAGESGVPFFSLSGSDFVEMFVGVGAARVRDLFKQAKEKAPCIIFIDEVDAIGRSRGRGQMPGANDERENTLNSLLVEMDGFATDSGVIILAATNRPDVLDSALLRPGRFDRQISIDKPDIVGRETIFKVHLKPLKLSKDVSPKDLAAQTPGFAGAEIANVCNEAALIAARKDKKAVDMKDFEDAIDRVIGGLEKKNKIISPSEKKIVAYHEAGHAVAGWFLEHADPLVKVSIVPRGVAALGYAQYLPKEQFLHTTEQMVDEMCMALGGRAAEDIVFGKISTGALSDLERITKMAYSMVTIYGMNDVIGNLSFYDSKRSDYSFEKPYSDATAETIDKEVKKLIDMAYERTRQLLLDKRDELEILAQELLKKEILFQKDLERLIGQRPFDTETTYQKFTKKTEENGKVEGESSDEPPTDSAEEVKEETKS; encoded by the coding sequence ATGGCAGATAAAAAGAAAAAGAATCTTATCCCTCCGAAGCCTCCCAAGAATAACTATCAGATTTGGTTGGTCATCGTGTTGATACTGCTGATAGTGGGGCTTACTTATTTTAATAAAAATAGTTCTACTATTGATATCACCATGAAAAGATTTGAAAAACTGATGCAGGATGGTGATGTTAAAGATGTGACTTTAGTTAAAAATAAAAGTATAGTTGAAGTAACCCTAACAGAAAACGCGCTAAGAAAGCAAAGAATTAGTGATGAGCTTAACAATAGAAGCCCATTTTCAATAAGTCAGGGGCCTCAATACCAAATTACTATATTTTCACCAGAATCTTTTAAAGAGGATCTAGAGGAGGTACAAGCGAAATTAGACGATAATAACCCTAGTAAACAATTAGCAGTAAGAGTTACAGAGAGACAAGATTTTGGTTCTTGGTTCTTAAGTTGGGGATTTTTCTTTATTCTAGTTTTTGGTTTCCTTTTCTTAATGAGAAGAATGACTGGCGGTGGAGCCGGAGGTCAAATTTTTAATATTGGTAAGTCAAGAGCTGCTTTATTTGATGCGGAGAATAAAGTAAAAATCACATTTAATGATGTAGCTGGTCTAGACGAAGCTAAAGAAGAAGTTGAGGAGATTGTTCAGTTCCTTAAAAACCCTTCTAAATACACTAACTTGGGTGGTAAAATACCTAAAGGTGCATTATTAGTAGGCCCTCCAGGTACTGGTAAAACATTATTAGCCAAAGCAGTTGCAGGAGAATCAGGTGTTCCTTTCTTCAGTCTTTCAGGTTCAGATTTTGTAGAGATGTTTGTAGGTGTTGGTGCTGCAAGGGTAAGAGATTTGTTTAAGCAAGCAAAGGAAAAAGCGCCTTGTATCATTTTTATTGATGAGGTTGATGCAATTGGTCGCTCAAGAGGTAGAGGACAAATGCCGGGTGCAAATGACGAAAGAGAAAATACATTGAACTCACTTCTTGTTGAGATGGATGGATTTGCAACCGACTCTGGTGTAATTATTCTGGCTGCAACTAACAGACCAGATGTATTAGATAGTGCATTACTAAGACCAGGTAGATTTGATAGACAAATCAGTATAGATAAACCAGATATAGTAGGAAGAGAGACTATATTTAAGGTGCATTTAAAGCCACTTAAATTATCTAAGGATGTAAGTCCAAAAGATTTAGCCGCTCAAACCCCGGGTTTTGCTGGTGCTGAAATCGCTAACGTTTGTAACGAAGCAGCACTTATCGCCGCAAGAAAAGATAAAAAAGCGGTTGATATGAAAGACTTTGAGGATGCTATTGATAGAGTTATTGGTGGTCTCGAGAAGAAAAATAAAATTATCTCACCAAGTGAGAAGAAAATTGTTGCATACCATGAGGCTGGGCACGCAGTTGCAGGTTGGTTCTTAGAACATGCAGATCCATTGGTTAAGGTAAGTATTGTACCAAGGGGTGTAGCAGCGTTAGGTTATGCGCAGTATCTTCCAAAGGAACAGTTCTTACATACTACCGAGCAAATGGTAGATGAAATGTGTATGGCCTTAGGTGGTAGAGCAGCAGAAGATATTGTATTTGGTAAAATCTCTACTGGGGCTTTAAGTGATTTGGAAAGAATTACTAAAATGGCTTACAGCATGGTAACCATATATGGTATGAATGACGTTATTGGTAACCTCTCATTCTACGATTCTAAAAGATCTGATTACTCATTTGAGAAGCCATATTCTGATGCAACAGCGGAGACCATCGATAAAGAGGTTAAAAAGCTTATTGACATGGCATATGAGAGAACTAGACAACTCTTATTAGATAAGAGAGACGAATTAGAGATTCTTGCTCAGGAACTCCTTAAAAAGGAAATTTTATTCCAAAAAGATTTAGAAAGACTAATCGGCCAAAGACCATTTGATACAGAAACTACTTACCAGAAGTTTACTAAGAAGACAGAAGAAAATGGTAAAGTAGAAGGGGAGAGTTCAGACGAACCACCAACAGATTCTGCCGAAGAAGTTAAAGAAGAAACAAAATCATAA